A stretch of Bradyrhizobium sp. AZCC 2262 DNA encodes these proteins:
- a CDS encoding 3-hydroxybutyrate dehydrogenase, translating to MFSGKSAIVTGSTSGIGLGIARGLAAGGANVMLNGFGDSHETETIRQDLANGHNIKVLYSGANMADDNEIAGMIAEAEDAFGGVDILINNAGIQYVAPIEEFPVEKWNAILAINLSSAFHATRLAVPGMKKKSWGRIVNIASAHALVASPFKSAYVAAKHGIAGLTKTAALELAEHGITVNAVCPGYVMTPLVEKQIPEQAKARGITEQQVISDVLLAAQPTKRFVTVEELSALVNFLCTDNARSITGTALPVDGGWTAH from the coding sequence ATGTTTTCCGGAAAATCCGCCATCGTGACCGGTTCGACCAGCGGAATTGGTCTCGGCATTGCGCGCGGCCTCGCCGCCGGCGGCGCGAACGTCATGCTGAACGGGTTCGGCGACTCGCATGAGACCGAGACCATTCGCCAGGACCTCGCCAACGGTCACAACATCAAGGTGCTCTATAGCGGGGCCAACATGGCCGACGACAACGAAATCGCCGGCATGATCGCGGAAGCCGAGGATGCGTTCGGCGGCGTCGATATCCTGATCAACAATGCCGGGATCCAGTACGTCGCTCCGATCGAGGAATTCCCGGTCGAGAAATGGAATGCGATCCTCGCCATCAACCTTTCCAGCGCATTCCACGCCACGCGCCTCGCGGTACCCGGCATGAAGAAGAAGTCGTGGGGTCGGATCGTCAACATCGCCTCGGCGCACGCGCTGGTCGCCTCCCCCTTCAAGTCGGCCTATGTCGCCGCCAAGCACGGTATCGCCGGCCTGACCAAGACCGCGGCGCTCGAACTTGCCGAACACGGCATCACCGTCAATGCGGTCTGCCCCGGCTACGTCATGACGCCGCTGGTGGAGAAGCAGATCCCCGAACAGGCCAAGGCGCGCGGCATCACCGAGCAGCAGGTGATCTCCGACGTCCTGCTCGCGGCCCAGCCGACCAAGCGCTTCGTCACCGTGGAAGAGCTGTCGGCGCTGGTGAACTTTCTCTGCACCGACAACGCCCGGTCGATCACGGGGACTGCGCTGCCGGTCGACGGCGGCTGGACCGCTCACTGA
- a CDS encoding acetoacetate decarboxylase: protein MRKADVLKLPSMPMAGPSYPAGPYRFINREFLVISYETDPDLIRAGLPEPLEPVEQPVVHYEWIKMPDSSGFGSYTESGLVIPARLNGEEVNFVSQMYLDDDPPIAAGREIWGFPKKYAHPKLEVVKDTLTGTLEYAGQLVAMGTMGYKHESMAGNGEITRATLSKTQINLKLIPGVDGRAEVCQLVAINLTDIVVKGSWIGPGRLHLVPHVNAPVADFPVRRVVGAHHFLADLTLPYGRVVYDYNKQDEDLAEAAE, encoded by the coding sequence ATGCGCAAGGCAGACGTGCTCAAGCTTCCGTCGATGCCGATGGCCGGTCCAAGCTATCCGGCGGGACCGTATCGCTTCATCAACCGGGAATTCCTGGTCATCAGCTACGAGACCGATCCCGACCTGATCCGCGCCGGCCTGCCCGAACCGCTGGAGCCGGTCGAGCAACCGGTCGTGCATTACGAATGGATCAAGATGCCTGACAGCTCCGGTTTCGGCAGCTACACCGAATCCGGGCTGGTGATCCCTGCGCGGCTCAATGGCGAAGAGGTCAATTTCGTCTCCCAGATGTATCTCGACGATGATCCGCCGATCGCAGCCGGCCGCGAGATCTGGGGCTTTCCGAAGAAATACGCCCACCCGAAGCTCGAGGTGGTCAAGGATACGCTGACCGGCACCCTCGAATATGCCGGCCAGCTCGTCGCCATGGGGACCATGGGCTACAAGCATGAATCGATGGCCGGCAACGGCGAGATAACCCGCGCCACCCTGTCGAAGACCCAGATCAATCTCAAGCTGATCCCCGGTGTCGATGGCCGCGCCGAAGTCTGCCAGCTCGTCGCCATCAACCTGACCGATATCGTCGTCAAAGGTTCATGGATCGGCCCGGGCCGGCTTCACCTCGTGCCCCATGTCAACGCGCCGGTGGCCGATTTTCCGGTCCGGCGTGTCGTCGGCGCGCATCATTTTCTCGCCGACCTGACGCTGCCCTATGGCCGCGTCGTTTACGACTACAACAAGCAAGACGAAGACCTGGCGGAAGCCGCAGAATAA
- a CDS encoding transporter, whose amino-acid sequence MSVPGLVWAFRIHSDGTPESLPIDQPIALSHDGLLWLHFNLADARALQWLTAANLQVPALARGLLLSKDTYQQLHTVDDCVYGVISDLLRDVGEATEDTGYLRFVMTEQILVSGRHHALCAVDATRRALEAGRRIESAAALMETIVEHVADTMDGIADRVAQALDEVEEQVLSDSAKDPRQTLGRLRRTCGRLHRQLSGLRIVFHRFEQKHLDDLKPALRLRAGKLAQRLDGLDHTIVEMRERSRLLQEELHLKIEEQGNNNIRVLSVLTALLMPPTLITGIFGMNTKGLPFTDLETAFLWASLLLVLSSVAAYFIMKRIGIIR is encoded by the coding sequence ATGTCGGTCCCGGGCCTCGTCTGGGCGTTCCGCATCCATTCGGACGGTACCCCGGAATCGCTCCCGATCGACCAGCCGATTGCGCTTTCCCATGACGGGCTGCTCTGGCTGCACTTCAACCTGGCCGATGCCCGCGCGCTGCAGTGGCTGACCGCCGCCAACCTCCAGGTTCCGGCCCTGGCGCGCGGTCTGCTGCTGTCAAAGGACACTTACCAGCAGCTTCATACCGTCGATGACTGCGTCTACGGCGTGATCTCCGATCTGTTGCGCGACGTCGGTGAGGCGACCGAGGATACCGGATATCTCCGCTTCGTCATGACCGAGCAGATCCTGGTCAGCGGCCGGCATCATGCGCTGTGCGCGGTCGACGCCACCCGCCGCGCGCTCGAGGCGGGCCGCCGGATCGAAAGCGCGGCTGCGTTGATGGAGACGATCGTCGAGCATGTCGCCGACACCATGGACGGCATCGCCGATCGCGTGGCGCAGGCCCTCGACGAGGTCGAGGAGCAGGTGCTGTCGGACAGCGCGAAGGATCCGCGCCAAACCCTCGGCCGGCTGCGGCGCACCTGCGGCCGCCTGCACCGGCAGTTGTCGGGCCTGCGGATCGTGTTCCACCGGTTCGAGCAGAAACATCTCGACGATCTGAAGCCCGCCTTGCGGCTCCGCGCTGGCAAGCTCGCCCAGCGGCTCGACGGCCTCGACCACACCATCGTCGAGATGCGCGAGCGCAGCCGATTGCTGCAGGAAGAGCTGCACCTGAAGATCGAGGAACAGGGCAACAACAATATCCGGGTGCTCTCGGTGCTGACGGCGCTGCTGATGCCGCCGACCCTCATCACCGGCATTTTCGGCATGAATACCAAGGGACTGCCGTTCACCGATCTCGAAACGGCCTTCCTGTGGGCTTCATTGCTCTTGGTTCTGTCGTCGGTCGCCGCTTATTTCATCATGAAGCGCATCGGGATCATCAGGTAG
- a CDS encoding carbohydrate porin has product MRMRRLAVAAACVVGATASPSAFAGAKDENAAEWLAPKWLNEWHDGLAAKGLNFGAVWIGDNITNVSGGSSRGAIHFGRFDLSVDGDLEKLVGWTGGKFYVNALGIYGRGLSRNYVHNLATISEIEALPEARLYNAYFEQGFYSNALNFRIGQQAADVEFFDSQTDDLFINGTFGWPANKANNLPSGGPAPPIAVPGIRVKATLSDQVTVFGAVFNGNAARPGDGDPQLRDNHGLAFRVNDPPWLIGQVRLSYDLDFGRGPLAGNFTPGGWYHTGQFDDQRFTAQGASIADPNGSGIAAKLGGNFGIFAVVEQTLYRPPSVTEKGVSASLPGVTGFARIAYSPPDRNLIDLYIDGGIGVSGLAPGRPLDRFGMAVAYMRISDSARNLDRDSQFFAGLPSPVRSNETLLELIYEAHLKPGWLLAPYFQYVWRPSGGIPNPSDPSGISRIGDAAVFGVTTTLRY; this is encoded by the coding sequence ATGCGGATGCGCAGATTGGCGGTGGCGGCAGCGTGTGTTGTGGGCGCCACGGCGAGCCCAAGCGCGTTCGCCGGCGCCAAGGACGAAAATGCCGCCGAATGGCTGGCCCCGAAATGGCTCAACGAATGGCATGACGGGCTTGCGGCCAAGGGGTTGAATTTCGGCGCCGTCTGGATCGGCGACAACATCACCAATGTCTCGGGAGGATCGAGCCGCGGCGCCATCCATTTCGGCCGGTTTGATCTCTCCGTCGACGGCGACCTCGAGAAACTGGTCGGCTGGACCGGCGGCAAATTCTACGTCAACGCGCTCGGCATCTACGGCCGCGGTCTGTCGCGCAACTATGTCCACAACCTCGCCACCATCAGCGAGATCGAGGCCCTGCCCGAGGCCCGCCTCTACAATGCGTATTTCGAGCAAGGCTTCTACAGCAACGCGCTCAACTTCCGGATCGGGCAGCAGGCGGCCGACGTCGAGTTCTTCGACAGCCAGACCGACGACCTCTTCATCAACGGCACGTTCGGCTGGCCGGCGAACAAGGCCAACAATCTTCCCTCCGGGGGTCCGGCGCCGCCGATCGCGGTGCCCGGCATTCGCGTCAAGGCCACCCTGTCGGACCAGGTCACCGTGTTCGGCGCGGTGTTTAACGGCAATGCCGCGCGGCCGGGCGACGGCGACCCGCAGCTCCGCGACAATCATGGCCTTGCGTTCCGAGTCAACGATCCGCCGTGGCTTATCGGCCAGGTGCGCCTGAGCTATGACCTCGATTTCGGCAGGGGTCCGCTGGCCGGCAATTTCACGCCGGGCGGCTGGTATCACACCGGACAGTTCGACGATCAGCGCTTTACCGCGCAAGGCGCCTCGATCGCCGATCCCAATGGCTCCGGCATCGCCGCAAAACTTGGCGGCAATTTCGGCATCTTTGCCGTCGTCGAGCAGACGCTCTACCGGCCGCCATCGGTGACCGAGAAGGGCGTGTCGGCGTCATTGCCGGGGGTGACGGGTTTCGCGCGGATCGCCTACAGCCCGCCGGATCGAAATCTGATCGACCTCTATATCGACGGCGGCATCGGCGTCAGCGGCCTGGCCCCCGGCCGCCCGCTCGACCGGTTCGGGATGGCGGTGGCCTATATGCGGATTTCAGATTCGGCGCGAAATCTCGATCGCGACAGCCAGTTCTTTGCCGGCCTGCCGAGCCCGGTGCGCAGCAACGAGACGCTACTCGAACTGATCTACGAGGCTCACCTCAAGCCCGGATGGCTGCTGGCGCCGTATTTTCAGTATGTCTGGCGTCCATCCGGCGGCATCCCCAACCCCAGCGATCCGAGCGGCATCTCCCGGATCGGGGACGCCGCCGTGTTCGGCGTGACCACCACGCTCAGATATTAA
- a CDS encoding M20 aminoacylase family protein, with translation MPIVNRVADLQPDIQAWRRDIHENPELLYEVHRTAAFVADRLREFGCDEVATGLGKTGVVGVIKGKQPGKGEINVIGLRADMDALPIEEATNLPHASKTPGLMHACGHDGHTAMLLGAARYLAETRNFAGDAVVIFQPAEEGGAGAAAMIKDGLMDRFGIEQVYGMHNGPGIPVGSFAIRPGPVMAATDSIDIKIEGLGGHAARPNKCIDSVLVGSQLITALQSIVSRTIDPLDSAVISICEFHAGNARNVIPQTAELRGTVRTLTPEVRETVERRVREVCEGVAKMTGAKIDLVYERGYPVTKNHAEPTDFATQVAKDVAGAQNVHECPPLMGAEDFAYMLEARPGAFIFCGNGDSAGLHHPAYDFNDEAIVYGTSYWIKLVENKLAAA, from the coding sequence ATGCCCATCGTCAACCGCGTCGCCGATCTGCAACCCGATATTCAGGCCTGGCGCCGCGATATCCATGAAAACCCCGAATTGCTGTATGAAGTCCACCGCACCGCAGCATTCGTGGCAGACCGCTTGCGCGAATTTGGTTGCGACGAGGTCGCGACCGGCCTCGGCAAGACCGGCGTCGTCGGCGTCATCAAGGGCAAGCAGCCCGGCAAGGGCGAAATCAACGTGATCGGGCTTCGCGCCGACATGGACGCGCTGCCGATCGAGGAAGCGACCAATCTGCCCCATGCCTCCAAAACGCCGGGCCTGATGCATGCCTGCGGCCATGACGGTCACACCGCCATGCTGCTGGGCGCGGCCCGCTATCTTGCCGAGACGCGGAATTTCGCCGGCGATGCGGTCGTGATCTTCCAGCCGGCCGAGGAGGGCGGGGCGGGCGCCGCCGCCATGATCAAGGACGGGCTGATGGACCGGTTCGGCATCGAGCAGGTCTATGGCATGCATAATGGCCCGGGGATTCCGGTCGGCTCCTTTGCCATCCGCCCCGGTCCGGTCATGGCCGCGACCGACTCGATCGACATCAAGATCGAAGGGCTCGGCGGCCACGCTGCGCGCCCGAACAAGTGCATCGATTCCGTGCTGGTCGGCTCGCAGTTGATCACCGCCCTGCAGTCGATCGTCTCAAGGACCATCGATCCCCTGGATTCGGCCGTGATCTCGATCTGCGAGTTCCACGCTGGCAACGCGCGCAACGTGATCCCGCAGACCGCCGAACTCCGCGGCACCGTGCGGACGCTGACGCCGGAAGTCCGCGAAACGGTCGAGCGGCGCGTCCGCGAGGTGTGCGAGGGCGTAGCCAAAATGACCGGCGCCAAGATCGACCTGGTTTACGAGCGCGGCTATCCCGTGACCAAAAATCACGCCGAGCCAACCGACTTCGCCACGCAGGTGGCCAAAGACGTGGCCGGCGCCCAGAACGTTCACGAATGCCCGCCGCTGATGGGCGCGGAGGATTTCGCCTATATGCTGGAGGCAAGGCCGGGCGCCTTCATCTTCTGCGGCAATGGCGATAGCGCGGGGCTCCATCACCCCGCCTATGATTTCAACGACGAGGCGATCGTGTACGGCACGTCGTACTGGATCAAGCTGGTCGAGAACAAGCTGGCGGCTGCATAG
- a CDS encoding ABC transporter ATP-binding protein: MGQVVLKGINKFFDSVHAVKDVNLQIRDKEFVVFVGPSGCGKTTTLRMIAGLEAISSGDISIDGNVINALAPMDRDIAMVFQNYALYPHMSVYDNMAFGLKMRKFERPEIEKRVRDAADILGIGELLMRKPRQLSGGQRQRVALGRAIVRHPRVFLFDEPLSNLDAKLRVQMRVELKKLHLRLGTTAIYVTHDQVEAMTLGDRVVVMKDGVVQQVGEPLELYNQPANKFVAGFIGSPAMNFAAVTVTEADGSLIAENSGLRIKLPDEIAQRLRGHIGREVILGVRPEDLTVAGSADLDHPCFDAVIEVVEQLGSEILLDMKVGENIMVASVEPTARVRVADKLRVAMRRSRLHVFDAQTEAAI, translated from the coding sequence ATGGGCCAGGTCGTCCTCAAGGGGATCAACAAGTTCTTTGACAGCGTGCACGCTGTCAAAGACGTCAATCTGCAGATCCGCGACAAGGAGTTCGTGGTGTTCGTCGGACCGTCCGGCTGCGGCAAGACCACGACGCTCAGGATGATCGCCGGGCTGGAAGCAATCAGCTCCGGCGATATCTCAATCGACGGCAACGTGATCAACGCACTTGCGCCCATGGATCGCGACATCGCCATGGTGTTCCAGAACTACGCGCTCTATCCGCATATGAGCGTATACGACAACATGGCATTCGGCTTGAAGATGCGCAAATTCGAAAGGCCCGAGATTGAGAAGCGCGTGCGCGACGCGGCCGACATCCTCGGCATCGGCGAATTGCTGATGCGCAAGCCGCGGCAGCTCTCCGGCGGTCAGCGCCAGCGGGTGGCTTTGGGCCGTGCCATCGTGCGCCACCCCCGCGTGTTCCTGTTCGACGAGCCGCTGTCGAACCTCGATGCCAAGCTGCGGGTGCAGATGCGCGTTGAGCTCAAGAAGCTGCATCTGCGTCTCGGCACCACCGCCATCTACGTTACCCACGATCAAGTCGAGGCGATGACGCTGGGTGACCGGGTCGTCGTCATGAAGGACGGCGTGGTGCAGCAGGTGGGGGAGCCGCTCGAGCTGTATAATCAGCCCGCCAACAAGTTCGTCGCCGGCTTCATCGGCTCCCCGGCCATGAATTTCGCCGCCGTTACGGTGACCGAGGCGGACGGATCGCTGATCGCCGAGAACTCCGGCCTGCGCATCAAGCTGCCGGACGAGATCGCGCAGCGCCTGCGCGGCCATATCGGGCGCGAGGTCATACTCGGTGTGCGGCCGGAGGACCTCACCGTGGCGGGTAGCGCTGATCTCGACCACCCGTGCTTCGATGCTGTGATTGAGGTGGTCGAGCAACTCGGCTCGGAAATCCTGCTCGACATGAAGGTCGGCGAGAATATCATGGTGGCGAGCGTCGAGCCGACCGCGAGGGTGAGGGTGGCCGACAAGCTGCGCGTTGCCATGCGGCGTTCCAGGCTTCACGTTTTCGACGCGCAGACCGAGGCGGCCATCTAA
- a CDS encoding carbohydrate ABC transporter permease, producing the protein MIEGAIWRKWVFFYVPMALFLLFLLFPFYWMVITSVRPDGELYRPWNSINYNPFWTWKPTWDHVRYLFEETLFASWLWNTTFIALASTAISLVCGVFAGYALSRLNFPFAGSLGTGIFITYLVPQTLLFIPLAEMIRNYRLGDTPWALILTYPTFLIPFCTWLMMGYFKAVPRELEECARIDGASRWQAMLYIIIPVAIPGILSAGIFAFTLSWNEFIYALVFLSSPEQKTVPVGVTSELIRGDVFYWGPLMAGALLGSVPVAIAYSFFVEHYVAGLTGSVKG; encoded by the coding sequence ATGATCGAAGGTGCAATCTGGCGAAAGTGGGTGTTCTTCTACGTCCCCATGGCGCTGTTCCTGCTTTTCCTGCTGTTCCCGTTCTACTGGATGGTGATCACTTCGGTGCGGCCGGACGGCGAGCTTTACCGGCCCTGGAATTCGATCAACTACAATCCGTTCTGGACCTGGAAACCGACCTGGGACCATGTCAGGTACCTGTTCGAGGAGACGCTGTTCGCATCGTGGCTGTGGAACACGACGTTCATCGCGCTCGCGTCAACCGCTATCTCGCTCGTGTGCGGCGTGTTCGCCGGCTATGCCCTGTCGCGGCTGAACTTTCCATTTGCCGGCAGCCTGGGTACCGGCATCTTCATCACCTATCTGGTGCCCCAGACGCTGCTGTTCATTCCGCTGGCCGAGATGATCCGCAACTATCGGCTGGGTGATACGCCCTGGGCACTGATTCTAACCTATCCGACCTTTCTTATTCCGTTCTGCACCTGGCTCATGATGGGCTACTTCAAGGCTGTGCCCAGGGAGCTCGAGGAATGCGCGCGCATTGACGGCGCCTCGCGCTGGCAGGCCATGCTCTACATCATCATCCCGGTGGCGATCCCGGGCATCCTCTCGGCCGGCATCTTCGCTTTCACGCTGTCGTGGAACGAGTTCATCTATGCGCTTGTCTTCCTGTCCTCGCCTGAGCAGAAGACTGTGCCGGTCGGCGTCACATCGGAGCTGATCCGCGGCGATGTATTCTACTGGGGACCGCTGATGGCTGGGGCCCTGCTTGGATCGGTACCGGTTGCTATCGCCTATTCGTTTTTCGTCGAACACTACGTCGCAGGATTGACCGGATCGGTGAAGGGCTGA
- a CDS encoding carbohydrate ABC transporter permease gives MAISAVSATTLREAPPPRRQRLLEDERWLAFVLLVPTMVLLGMFIAYPFIRGILLSVTSSRVGMPGDFVGLANFYKIFNDGIFRTSVYNTFVYTGVTTVFKLALGLWLAMLLNRNFRGKAFTRAFILLPFIIPTVLSTFAWKWMFDPTFSVLNWLLYHFGLITGRINWLGDPDLAMISIIIVNIWRGVPFFAISLLAGLQTISPELNEAAAIDGAKPWQRFWHITWPLLLPVTMVVVLFSVIQTFADFQIVYVMTGGGPANATHLFATYAYQIAIGTGLLSEGAAIALAMFPVLFLVVIIQLLYIRRVEVR, from the coding sequence ATGGCGATAAGCGCGGTTTCCGCCACCACGCTCCGCGAGGCGCCCCCGCCGCGGCGACAGCGGCTGCTCGAGGACGAGCGCTGGCTGGCGTTCGTGCTGCTGGTGCCGACCATGGTGCTGCTCGGCATGTTCATTGCCTATCCCTTTATTCGAGGGATATTGCTGTCGGTCACCAGCTCGCGCGTCGGTATGCCCGGCGACTTCGTCGGCCTCGCTAACTTCTACAAGATATTCAATGACGGGATCTTTCGCACCTCCGTTTACAACACCTTCGTCTATACGGGCGTGACCACCGTCTTCAAGCTGGCGCTCGGGCTGTGGCTGGCCATGCTGCTCAACCGTAATTTCCGCGGCAAGGCTTTTACCCGTGCTTTCATCCTACTGCCTTTCATTATCCCGACCGTGCTCTCGACTTTCGCCTGGAAGTGGATGTTCGACCCGACGTTCAGCGTTCTCAATTGGCTCCTCTACCATTTCGGCTTGATCACCGGTCGGATCAACTGGCTGGGCGATCCCGACCTCGCCATGATCTCGATTATCATCGTCAACATCTGGCGCGGGGTGCCGTTCTTCGCCATCAGCCTGCTCGCCGGCCTGCAGACCATCAGTCCCGAACTCAACGAGGCCGCCGCCATCGACGGTGCCAAGCCGTGGCAGCGGTTCTGGCACATCACCTGGCCGCTGCTGCTGCCCGTGACCATGGTCGTGGTGCTGTTCTCGGTGATTCAGACGTTCGCCGACTTCCAGATCGTCTATGTGATGACGGGCGGCGGACCAGCCAACGCAACGCACCTGTTCGCCACCTACGCCTATCAGATCGCCATCGGCACCGGCCTGCTGAGCGAGGGCGCCGCCATCGCGCTCGCAATGTTTCCAGTCTTGTTTCTGGTCGTCATCATCCAACTTCTCTACATCCGCCGCGTGGAGGTCCGCTGA